Proteins encoded together in one Bradyrhizobium sp. PSBB068 window:
- a CDS encoding NAD-dependent epimerase/dehydratase family protein: MNDRRRTVLVTGASGFVGRHVVPELAQNDWLVRRAVRTLPLDANDVAIGSLSPATDWRAALEGVDAVVHLAARVHQQSDEQAIELYRNVNIEGTLHLARSAVAAGVRDFVFVSTILVHGRSNYGRPPFREDDVLTPRGLYGNSKAAAEVGLKEIAPGSGMRVTVIRPPLIYGAGAKGNFALLKRAVLNRMPLPLAYVKNRRAFLSAENLASFILHRLSQPGSDFDVFLVADREQVSTREFVERLARAAETSPRLFWLPPPLLKMSLTVGGRKEAYDSLFASLELDLSKIASTGWQQPISLDEGLRRALSRIDI, from the coding sequence ATGAATGATCGCCGCCGGACGGTTCTGGTGACAGGTGCGAGCGGCTTTGTCGGTCGCCATGTGGTGCCCGAGCTGGCGCAGAACGACTGGCTGGTGCGGCGTGCGGTGCGCACCTTGCCGCTGGATGCAAACGACGTGGCGATCGGCTCGCTCAGCCCCGCCACCGATTGGCGCGCCGCGCTCGAGGGCGTCGACGCTGTTGTTCATCTTGCGGCGCGCGTTCACCAGCAGTCCGACGAGCAGGCGATCGAGCTTTACCGCAACGTCAATATCGAAGGCACGCTGCATCTGGCGCGCTCGGCGGTTGCGGCGGGCGTTCGGGATTTCGTCTTTGTCAGCACGATCCTGGTGCATGGGCGCAGCAATTACGGGCGCCCCCCGTTCCGCGAGGACGATGTCCTGACGCCCCGCGGCCTGTACGGAAACTCGAAGGCGGCCGCCGAAGTCGGCCTCAAGGAGATCGCGCCAGGCAGCGGCATGAGGGTGACCGTGATCAGGCCGCCGCTGATCTATGGTGCCGGTGCGAAAGGCAATTTCGCCTTGCTCAAGCGCGCGGTGCTCAATCGCATGCCGCTTCCGCTGGCGTATGTGAAGAATCGCCGCGCGTTCCTGTCGGCGGAAAACCTGGCGTCGTTCATCCTGCATCGCCTGTCGCAACCGGGAAGCGATTTCGATGTGTTCCTGGTGGCCGACCGCGAGCAAGTCTCGACGCGGGAGTTCGTCGAACGGCTGGCCCGCGCGGCTGAAACCTCGCCGCGCCTGTTCTGGCTGCCGCCGCCGCTCTTGAAGATGTCGCTGACGGTGGGCGGCCGCAAGGAGGCCTATGACAGCCTGTTTGCCTCGCTTGAACTTGATCTGTCCAAGATCGCGAGCACAGGATGGCAGCAGCCGATCAGCCTGGACGAGGGGCTGAGGCGCGCGCTCAGCCGAATCGATATCTGA
- a CDS encoding glycosyl transferase, with amino-acid sequence MSSFEILLSLIAAVLAASISAVLIRATRPVLLRVALAKPNARSSHRIPTPQGAGIAVTAATLLAAGIVIVLAGSPDLAIPFTVFAACLFIAVVGFADDIHSLPVIPRLLLQAAAVAAVLFSVPGDLRLVPACPLWLERGLLLIAGLWFVNLVNFMDGLDLMTVAEAVPITVAVALLGSYGHIGAAPALVAAALCGALLGFAPFNRPVAKIFLGDVGSLPIGLLLGWCLLELALHQQFAAALLLPLYYLTDATVTLFRRMARREPFWAAHRSHFYQRATDNGFTVWRVVGEVLALNVVLALLAFASVLLNSLVADLALLLAGAVAVAWQLRRFSHAF; translated from the coding sequence ATGAGCAGTTTCGAGATCCTCCTGTCGTTGATCGCAGCGGTTCTGGCTGCATCGATCTCGGCCGTCCTGATCCGGGCGACGCGGCCGGTGCTGCTGCGCGTGGCGCTGGCCAAGCCGAATGCACGCTCGTCGCACCGCATTCCAACGCCGCAAGGCGCCGGCATCGCGGTCACGGCGGCGACGCTGCTCGCGGCGGGGATCGTCATCGTGCTGGCCGGATCGCCGGACCTGGCGATTCCCTTCACGGTGTTCGCGGCCTGCCTGTTCATCGCGGTGGTGGGCTTTGCCGACGACATCCACTCCCTGCCCGTCATCCCGCGGCTGCTGCTGCAGGCCGCCGCCGTTGCCGCCGTGTTGTTTTCGGTGCCCGGCGATCTCAGGCTCGTTCCGGCCTGCCCGCTCTGGCTCGAACGCGGCCTGCTATTGATTGCCGGCCTCTGGTTCGTGAACCTCGTCAACTTCATGGACGGGCTCGACCTGATGACGGTGGCCGAGGCGGTGCCGATCACGGTGGCGGTCGCCCTGCTCGGCAGCTACGGCCATATCGGCGCGGCTCCCGCGCTGGTCGCGGCGGCGCTGTGCGGCGCACTGCTCGGCTTCGCGCCGTTCAACCGGCCGGTGGCAAAGATATTCCTCGGCGATGTCGGCAGCCTGCCGATCGGCCTGCTGCTCGGCTGGTGCCTGCTCGAGCTCGCGCTGCATCAGCAATTCGCCGCCGCGCTGCTGTTGCCGCTGTACTATCTGACCGACGCGACGGTCACGCTGTTTCGCCGCATGGCGCGGCGCGAGCCATTCTGGGCCGCGCACCGCTCGCACTTCTATCAGCGCGCGACCGACAACGGCTTCACGGTGTGGCGCGTCGTCGGCGAAGTCCTTGCGCTCAACGTGGTGCTGGCGCTGCTCGCTTTCGCCTCGGTCCTGCTCAATTCGCTGGTTGCTGACCTCGCCCTGCTGCTGGCCGGCGCAGTCGCCGTCGCCTGGCAGCTGCGCCGGTTCTCGCACGCATTCTGA
- a CDS encoding O-antigen ligase family protein yields MASSAPTAACPAWRDPARWHTTTDVVAVLIALSLPWSTSLVGIFGVVLLIAIAPTVELRAFWTLLKRPICVAPIALFCLALVGTLWSDAAWGARLYAVGPTAKLLVLPVLLYHFQRSTRGIWVFVAFLVSCTLLMLMSWLVLAYPHLALRAPVPGEQGVFVKNYIDQSQEFTLCAVALAYPIVMLLRDKRIWPAILLIVIALSLFANMALVVVSRTAIVTVPIMFAVFALLHLRWRSIVLILCAAAALSVVAWYGSSPLRRTAESFQRDYKLYMERNEPTSLGLRLEFWRKSLGFFAEAPVIGHGTGSTRGLFERVATGGVAQASGEVIGNPHNQTLNVAVQWGIVGVAILYAMWLVHLLLFRGDGLVNWIGLLVVVQNISSSLFNSHIFDFHEGWMYVLGVGVAGGMALKGRSGTDLEPEPPIRS; encoded by the coding sequence ATGGCATCCTCGGCACCGACCGCGGCGTGTCCGGCCTGGCGCGATCCGGCGCGCTGGCACACCACGACCGATGTCGTCGCGGTCCTGATCGCACTGTCGCTGCCGTGGTCGACCTCGCTGGTCGGTATCTTCGGCGTGGTGCTGCTGATCGCGATTGCGCCGACCGTCGAGCTCCGGGCGTTCTGGACGCTGCTGAAGCGGCCGATCTGCGTGGCGCCGATCGCGCTGTTCTGCCTCGCGCTCGTCGGCACGCTGTGGTCGGACGCCGCCTGGGGCGCGCGACTATACGCGGTCGGGCCGACCGCAAAGCTCCTGGTGCTTCCGGTCCTGCTCTATCATTTCCAACGTTCGACCCGCGGGATATGGGTGTTCGTGGCTTTCCTCGTGTCCTGCACGCTCTTGATGCTGATGTCGTGGCTCGTGCTGGCCTATCCGCACCTCGCGCTCCGGGCGCCCGTGCCGGGCGAGCAGGGTGTATTCGTCAAGAACTACATCGACCAGAGCCAGGAATTTACGCTGTGCGCGGTCGCGCTGGCCTATCCGATCGTGATGCTGTTGCGGGACAAACGCATCTGGCCGGCCATCCTGCTGATCGTGATTGCGCTCAGCCTGTTCGCCAACATGGCGTTGGTGGTGGTGTCACGGACAGCGATCGTGACGGTTCCGATTATGTTCGCGGTTTTTGCGCTGCTGCATCTGCGCTGGCGCAGCATCGTCCTGATCCTTTGCGCGGCCGCCGCGTTGTCCGTGGTCGCGTGGTATGGATCGTCGCCATTGCGACGGACGGCCGAGTCATTCCAGCGTGACTACAAGCTCTACATGGAGCGCAACGAGCCGACCTCGCTCGGCCTGCGGCTCGAATTCTGGCGAAAGTCGCTCGGCTTCTTTGCCGAGGCTCCGGTCATCGGCCATGGTACCGGATCGACGCGGGGCCTGTTCGAGCGCGTCGCGACCGGCGGCGTGGCCCAGGCGTCCGGCGAGGTGATCGGAAACCCCCACAATCAAACGTTGAACGTGGCCGTGCAGTGGGGCATTGTGGGTGTGGCGATATTGTACGCGATGTGGCTAGTGCACCTGTTGCTGTTCCGCGGCGACGGTCTCGTCAACTGGATCGGGCTTCTCGTCGTGGTACAGAATATTTCAAGTTCGTTGTTTAATTCACACATCTTCGACTTTCATGAAGGCTGGATGTATGTGCTGGGCGTCGGAGTTGCGGGCGGCATGGCGTTGAAAGGGCGATCGGGGACCGATTTGGAACCCGAGCCTCCAATCCGTTCATGA
- a CDS encoding glycosyltransferase family 4 protein, giving the protein MPSSRKVVVASQHYPPDHSTTAAIMSAIAERIAQEAEVVVVSGMPGSARAPAPGRPAVVEIRNRLPGKAALIKRALAEALFTGRMFFALLSRLQRGDVALTVTAPFALPYAVAVAARLKGAKSALILHDLFPDVLVMAGLLRPSSLVARAMRAINALMFRALNAVIVIGRDAEKLLLRYGGMTPAKIRFIPNWATLAPGNRPVSPDNPFRKAIAARFVVGLSGNLGFTHDPDIVFQAARLLREERDIHFLLSGWGMGFARLKDMQAAAQLANVTLVDRVADSELDALLSSADAWLIPYRKDVAGVSVPSRFYNLLAAGRPVILVSEPEAEAALTVSENGLGWVVTPGRPDQLADAVRLASRSQDTGMAERAVATARSFSPERALASYAALVAELLSDRDVERTA; this is encoded by the coding sequence ATGCCCAGTTCCCGAAAAGTCGTGGTCGCCAGCCAGCACTATCCGCCGGACCACAGCACGACCGCCGCGATCATGTCCGCGATCGCCGAACGGATCGCGCAGGAGGCGGAGGTGGTGGTGGTCTCGGGGATGCCGGGCTCGGCGAGGGCGCCGGCGCCGGGGCGGCCCGCCGTCGTCGAAATCAGGAACCGGCTGCCGGGCAAGGCGGCGCTGATCAAGCGCGCACTGGCCGAGGCGCTGTTCACCGGCCGGATGTTCTTTGCGCTGTTGTCGCGGCTGCAGCGGGGCGACGTGGCGCTCACGGTGACCGCTCCCTTCGCGCTTCCGTACGCGGTTGCCGTCGCGGCGAGGTTGAAGGGGGCCAAGTCGGCGCTGATCCTGCACGACCTGTTCCCGGACGTTCTCGTGATGGCCGGCCTGCTGCGGCCGTCCTCGCTGGTTGCGCGAGCGATGCGCGCCATCAACGCGCTGATGTTCCGTGCCCTGAACGCGGTCATCGTCATCGGCCGCGACGCCGAGAAGCTGCTGCTGCGCTATGGCGGAATGACGCCGGCCAAGATCCGCTTCATCCCGAATTGGGCCACGCTCGCCCCTGGCAATCGTCCCGTCAGCCCCGACAATCCGTTTCGCAAGGCCATTGCCGCCCGCTTCGTCGTTGGCCTGTCCGGCAATCTGGGTTTCACCCACGACCCGGATATCGTCTTCCAGGCCGCGCGGCTGTTGCGCGAGGAGCGCGATATCCATTTCCTGCTCTCGGGGTGGGGCATGGGATTCGCGCGGTTGAAGGACATGCAGGCTGCAGCGCAGTTGGCCAACGTCACGCTGGTCGACCGCGTCGCGGACAGCGAGCTGGATGCGCTGCTCTCCAGCGCGGACGCCTGGCTCATTCCCTATCGCAAGGACGTCGCCGGTGTATCGGTCCCGAGCCGGTTCTATAATCTGCTCGCGGCCGGCCGGCCGGTCATCCTGGTCTCCGAACCCGAGGCCGAGGCGGCCCTGACCGTCAGCGAGAACGGGCTCGGCTGGGTCGTCACGCCGGGGCGGCCCGATCAACTCGCCGATGCCGTCAGGCTGGCGTCGCGATCGCAGGACACAGGGATGGCCGAACGCGCCGTCGCGACCGCGCGGAGCTTCAGTCCCGAGCGGGCGCTGGCGAGCTATGCTGCGCTGGTTGCGGAGCTGTTATCCGATCGCGATGTGGAGCGGACAGCATGA
- a CDS encoding polysaccharide biosynthesis protein yields the protein MTRLSQFTLRNFLILAHDALATTFALLTSFYLRFEGSLLTDRLPHLLRILPWFVLFSIVVSYFSNLTTAKWRFTSLPDAVNILRVAAVLTLALVVLDYVYFFTEAASLSPVFLGRVTIILFFFLEVFALSALRLGYRYFRYSRTRLHARSDNAAPALLVGRTADAEVVLRGIENGAIKRLWPVGVLSPSIADRGQMIRNIPVVGGVDDIEAVIRDFESRQRPIKRVVMTPSAFEPDAHPESLLMRARRLGLMVSRLPSLEGGDAPRLTNVAVEDLLLRPSQKIDYARLETLVKGKSVIVTGGGGSIGAEICDRVATFGAARLLVVENSEPALYAVTEALSARDAGPEIEGRIADIRDRERITRLMSEFKPDIVFHAAALKHVPILERDWSEGVKTNIFGSVNVADAARAAGASAMVMISTDKAIEPVSMLGLTKRFAEMYCQAMDHDLMTEAKGKSHMRLISVRFGNVLASNGSVVPKFKAQIEAGGPITVTHPDMVRYFMTIREACDLVITAATHAMTPARPDVSVYVLNMGQPVKIVDLAERMIRLSGLQPGIDVEIVFSGIRPGERLNEILFASQEPTLEIGVAGVMAAKPNQPPMSTLRKWLAALEDAIERDDRVTIRAVLQDAVPEFGSNAA from the coding sequence ATGACGCGTCTTTCACAATTCACCCTGCGCAACTTCCTGATCCTGGCACATGACGCGCTGGCGACGACGTTTGCGTTGCTGACGAGCTTCTATCTGCGTTTCGAGGGCAGCCTCCTCACCGATCGACTGCCGCATTTGCTGCGCATCCTGCCCTGGTTCGTGCTGTTCAGCATCGTGGTCAGCTATTTTTCTAATCTGACCACGGCGAAATGGCGCTTCACCTCGCTGCCGGACGCGGTGAACATCCTGCGGGTGGCCGCGGTGCTGACGCTGGCGCTGGTCGTGCTGGACTATGTCTACTTTTTCACCGAAGCGGCTTCGCTCAGTCCGGTGTTCCTTGGCCGGGTCACGATCATCCTGTTCTTCTTCCTTGAGGTGTTCGCGCTGAGCGCGCTGCGCCTGGGCTATCGCTATTTCCGCTATTCGCGCACGCGACTTCATGCCCGGTCCGACAATGCCGCGCCGGCGCTGCTGGTCGGACGCACGGCCGACGCGGAGGTCGTGCTGCGCGGCATCGAGAACGGCGCCATCAAGCGGCTCTGGCCGGTCGGCGTGCTCTCGCCGTCGATCGCGGACCGCGGCCAGATGATCCGCAACATTCCGGTGGTCGGCGGCGTCGATGACATCGAGGCCGTGATTCGGGATTTCGAGAGCCGCCAGCGGCCGATCAAGCGCGTGGTCATGACGCCCTCGGCGTTCGAGCCGGACGCGCATCCGGAGAGCCTGCTGATGCGCGCCAGGCGGCTCGGCCTGATGGTCAGCCGCCTGCCGTCGCTGGAGGGCGGCGATGCGCCGCGACTGACCAATGTCGCGGTCGAAGACCTGCTGCTGCGCCCGAGCCAGAAGATCGACTATGCCCGGCTCGAGACGCTGGTGAAGGGCAAGTCCGTGATCGTGACCGGCGGCGGCGGCTCGATCGGTGCGGAGATCTGCGATCGGGTCGCGACCTTCGGCGCGGCGCGCCTCCTGGTCGTCGAGAATTCGGAGCCGGCGCTCTATGCGGTTACCGAGGCGCTGTCCGCGCGCGACGCCGGTCCCGAGATCGAGGGCCGGATCGCCGACATCAGGGATCGTGAGCGCATCACGCGCCTGATGAGCGAGTTCAAGCCCGACATCGTGTTCCACGCCGCGGCGCTCAAGCATGTGCCGATCCTCGAACGCGACTGGAGCGAGGGGGTCAAGACCAACATCTTCGGGTCTGTCAACGTCGCAGACGCGGCGCGCGCCGCGGGCGCGAGCGCGATGGTGATGATCTCGACCGACAAGGCGATCGAGCCGGTGTCGATGCTCGGGCTGACCAAGCGGTTCGCCGAGATGTATTGTCAGGCGATGGATCACGACCTGATGACCGAGGCCAAGGGCAAGTCGCACATGCGGCTGATCTCGGTGCGGTTCGGCAACGTGCTGGCGTCCAACGGATCCGTGGTCCCGAAATTCAAGGCGCAGATCGAGGCCGGCGGACCGATCACGGTGACCCATCCGGACATGGTCCGCTATTTCATGACGATCCGCGAGGCCTGTGATCTCGTGATCACCGCCGCGACGCACGCAATGACCCCGGCGCGGCCTGACGTCTCGGTCTATGTGCTGAACATGGGGCAGCCGGTGAAGATCGTCGATCTCGCCGAGCGGATGATCCGTCTGTCGGGCCTGCAACCAGGTATCGACGTCGAGATCGTGTTCAGTGGCATCCGTCCGGGCGAGCGGCTGAACGAGATCCTGTTCGCAAGCCAGGAGCCGACGCTCGAGATCGGCGTCGCCGGCGTCATGGCCGCCAAGCCGAACCAGCCGCCGATGTCGACGCTGCGCAAGTGGCTCGCGGCGCTGGAAGATGCGATCGAGCGGGATGACCGCGTGACCATCCGTGCCGTCCTTCAGGACGCGGTGCCCGAGTTCGGATCGAATGCCGCCTGA
- a CDS encoding flippase-like domain-containing protein has protein sequence MRRILLSTVKILISAALLYFSLRKVNLYDLASRIQVESLGWLGLAIAVSFLQIFLGVLRWREISVECGAPLRTAQAMRFNVIGTFFNQTLPSSIGGDAVRLWLVARAGAGWRTATYSIFVDRAVGLIALAVVIAATLPWSYRLISDSHGWTALLLLDLAALAAGFGFLVIGLLPWPWLKQWWATHHIHACAVIANRVLFSREHGLRVATLSIAIHVVTVVIAWCVVKSITAPVTFGEIFQLLPPVMLITMMPISIAGWGVREATMALAFGYAGLVANEGVNISLLFGAVSFVVGVFGGLVWVLSPEKAAKGTEAIAVPGSQA, from the coding sequence ATGCGCCGAATCCTGCTTTCGACCGTCAAGATCCTGATCTCGGCCGCGCTGCTCTATTTCTCGCTGCGCAAGGTCAATCTGTACGATCTCGCCTCCCGCATCCAGGTCGAGAGCCTGGGCTGGCTCGGCCTCGCCATCGCGGTCTCGTTCCTGCAGATCTTTCTCGGGGTGTTGCGCTGGCGTGAGATCAGCGTCGAGTGCGGCGCGCCGCTTCGGACCGCGCAGGCGATGCGCTTCAACGTGATCGGCACCTTCTTCAACCAGACGCTGCCGTCCTCGATCGGCGGCGACGCCGTGCGGCTCTGGCTCGTCGCGCGCGCCGGTGCGGGCTGGCGCACGGCCACCTACTCGATTTTCGTCGACCGCGCGGTCGGACTGATTGCGCTGGCGGTCGTCATCGCGGCCACCCTGCCCTGGAGCTATAGGCTGATTTCCGATTCCCACGGCTGGACGGCGCTGCTGCTGCTCGACCTCGCGGCGCTGGCGGCCGGATTTGGCTTCCTGGTGATCGGCCTGCTGCCGTGGCCCTGGCTGAAGCAATGGTGGGCAACGCACCACATCCACGCCTGTGCGGTCATCGCCAACCGCGTGCTGTTCAGCCGCGAGCACGGCTTGAGGGTCGCCACCCTTTCGATCGCCATTCACGTCGTGACCGTCGTGATCGCCTGGTGCGTGGTGAAGTCGATCACGGCTCCGGTCACCTTCGGCGAGATATTCCAGCTGTTGCCGCCTGTCATGCTGATCACGATGATGCCGATCTCGATCGCCGGCTGGGGCGTGCGCGAGGCCACCATGGCGCTGGCCTTCGGCTATGCCGGATTGGTCGCCAATGAGGGCGTCAACATCTCGCTGCTGTTCGGCGCGGTGTCGTTCGTGGTCGGCGTATTCGGCGGCCTGGTCTGGGTCCTGAGCCCGGAAAAGGCTGCCAAGGGCACAGAGGCGATCGCAGTCCCCGGATCACAAGCGTGA